Proteins found in one Acinetobacter sp. XH1741 genomic segment:
- a CDS encoding metal/formaldehyde-sensitive transcriptional repressor has product MSHLHQDKKILNRIKRIQGQVTSVEKSLLTPESSCLEVLQQVAAIKGAVNGLMQQLLEQHLREHVLKGDQNFDEEEMKQYLLLLDRYSK; this is encoded by the coding sequence ATGTCTCATTTGCATCAAGATAAAAAAATACTTAATCGCATCAAGCGGATTCAAGGACAGGTTACTTCTGTTGAAAAGTCATTATTAACACCTGAAAGCTCTTGTCTTGAAGTATTACAACAAGTTGCAGCAATTAAAGGTGCTGTTAATGGGTTAATGCAGCAACTTCTTGAACAACATTTAAGAGAACATGTATTGAAAGGGGATCAAAATTTTGATGAAGAAGAAATGAAACAGTACTTATTATTATTAGATCGTTATTCAAAATGA
- a CDS encoding YHYH domain-containing protein, with product MKKLILVCLMGLAVTNAFAHSGGTDSSGCHTNSKTGDRHCH from the coding sequence ATGAAAAAACTAATCTTGGTATGTTTAATGGGGCTTGCGGTAACAAATGCTTTTGCTCATTCAGGTGGTACTGATTCTTCAGGCTGCCACACGAATAGCAAGACAGGGGATCGTCACTGCCATTAA
- a CDS encoding MFS transporter, which translates to MLEVLKNTTYRHLFLAQVIALIGTGLITIALALQAYDIAKGEAAQVLGIALAIKMIAYIGVAPIASAFAERLPRKKVLVGLDVIRALTALCLPFVTQIWQIYILIFILQSASAAFTPTFQAMIPDVLPEEKDYTNALSLSRLAYDLENIISPMLAAFLLTLMSYHNLFLGTVLGFIGSALFVVSAKLPVAKVPAFRGVYSRIKQGAKIYFNTPRLKALLALNLAIASASAVVIVNTVVLVQSTFKLTENATTWAFGLFGFGSMLSAFILPKILDKFPDRSVMLTGTTILVIGLLSGYFITSYNGLLVLWFVLGIGYSVSQTPTGRLIRKSASSESRTSLFAAQFAFSHACWLVTYPLVGWLTTNIGTLQTFIPMAVIATISLLLAMRLWPSQDEALLPHSHDDLPPDHEHLQQHRINGVHVHEYIIDDYHEKWPK; encoded by the coding sequence ATGCTAGAAGTACTAAAAAACACAACATATCGGCATTTGTTTTTGGCCCAAGTAATAGCGCTAATCGGAACGGGGTTAATCACAATCGCCCTAGCTTTACAGGCGTACGATATTGCAAAGGGGGAAGCAGCCCAAGTTCTTGGTATTGCATTGGCAATTAAGATGATTGCTTATATCGGTGTAGCGCCTATAGCATCTGCATTTGCTGAGCGATTACCAAGAAAAAAAGTATTGGTTGGGCTAGATGTTATTCGAGCATTAACAGCATTGTGTCTACCGTTTGTGACACAAATTTGGCAAATTTATATTCTCATTTTTATTTTGCAATCTGCTTCTGCTGCATTTACACCAACATTTCAGGCAATGATTCCAGATGTTTTACCTGAAGAAAAAGACTATACCAATGCGCTATCATTATCACGATTGGCCTATGATTTAGAAAATATTATTAGTCCGATGCTCGCGGCATTTTTATTAACTTTGATGAGTTATCACAACTTATTTTTGGGAACGGTATTAGGTTTTATCGGTTCTGCTTTGTTTGTGGTAAGTGCGAAATTACCAGTTGCCAAAGTACCTGCGTTTAGAGGTGTTTATAGCCGTATTAAGCAGGGAGCTAAAATTTATTTTAATACGCCTAGACTTAAAGCATTGCTTGCTCTCAATTTAGCAATTGCGTCAGCAAGCGCTGTAGTGATTGTAAATACCGTGGTATTGGTTCAATCGACATTTAAGCTAACTGAAAATGCGACTACTTGGGCTTTTGGTTTATTTGGATTTGGTTCAATGCTTTCGGCTTTCATTTTGCCTAAGATATTGGATAAGTTCCCAGATCGATCAGTGATGTTGACGGGAACAACAATTCTTGTAATTGGGCTGTTAAGTGGTTATTTCATTACATCTTATAATGGTTTGCTTGTACTTTGGTTTGTGCTTGGTATTGGATATTCTGTTTCACAAACACCTACAGGCCGTTTGATTCGAAAATCTGCATCGAGTGAGAGTAGGACCTCTCTATTCGCAGCGCAATTTGCGTTTTCACATGCTTGCTGGTTAGTGACTTATCCCTTGGTTGGATGGCTCACTACTAACATAGGAACATTACAAACTTTTATACCGATGGCAGTGATTGCAACGATTTCTTTATTACTTGCAATGCGTTTGTGGCCATCACAGGATGAGGCTCTTTTACCCCACAGTCATGATGATTTACCTCCAGATCATGAGCATTTGCAGCAGCATCGAATCAATGGAGTACACGTCCATGAATATATTATTGATGACTATCATGAAAAGTGGCCTAAATAA
- a CDS encoding HupE/UreJ family protein: MQIIASHIVKLSAYIKLLLALFITLVSPTLFAHGVAEGDKGYIQEIYGIHVIPFIYLGAKHMVTGYDHLLFLVGIIFFLYRMKDIGLYVSLFALGHSITMLVGVYYNISINAYIIDAIIGFSIVYKALDNLGAYQRWFGFQPNTKIATLIFGLIHGFGLAVKIQEYEVPSDGLLANLISFNIGVELGQFMALCIILLLMTFWRKTPYFFKTAYQSNVFLMFLGFLLVGYQLTGFITQ; this comes from the coding sequence ATGCAAATTATTGCTTCACACATTGTGAAATTAAGTGCTTACATAAAGCTATTACTTGCTTTATTCATTACATTGGTAAGCCCTACACTTTTTGCTCATGGAGTAGCGGAAGGTGATAAGGGCTATATTCAAGAAATTTATGGCATTCATGTGATTCCATTCATCTATTTGGGTGCGAAGCATATGGTCACTGGATATGACCATTTACTATTTCTTGTTGGCATTATCTTCTTCTTATACCGAATGAAAGATATCGGCTTGTACGTCAGCCTATTTGCACTTGGGCATTCGATTACGATGCTGGTGGGTGTTTATTACAATATCTCGATAAACGCCTACATCATTGATGCAATCATTGGTTTTTCGATTGTTTATAAGGCTCTAGATAACTTGGGGGCTTATCAGCGTTGGTTTGGTTTTCAACCAAACACGAAAATCGCGACTTTAATTTTTGGTCTGATTCATGGTTTTGGACTCGCAGTAAAAATTCAGGAATATGAAGTTCCGAGTGATGGACTGTTGGCAAATTTAATCTCATTCAATATTGGGGTTGAATTAGGCCAGTTTATGGCTCTGTGCATCATCTTGTTATTAATGACGTTTTGGAGAAAGACACCTTATTTCTTTAAAACAGCTTATCAAAGCAATGTCTTCCTCATGTTCCTCGGTTTTTTACTTGTTGGCTATCAACTTACTGGCTTCATTACTCAATAA